A portion of the Natronococcus sp. AD-5 genome contains these proteins:
- a CDS encoding sodium:solute symporter family protein, which yields MTVALQLAIIVGYLLLALAIGLVAYRLTERTAEDFYLASRTVGTVVLLFTTFATLLSAFTFFAGPNVAYREGPEWILVMGLMDGIIFAILWYVIGYKQWLLGRRYAYVTLGEMLGDRFASRRLRGLVAGVSLLWLFPYVMLQQVGAGTALQALTEGAVPYAVGAGLITAFMILYVVVAGFRGIAWTDTLQGAFMLATTWVATVWVLAVVGGPDAATAALEAEAAHHLALGGDHYTPQWMLSTAIVIGFGVAMFPQVNQRFFAAGSRTVLKRSFALWPILCVLLFVPSFMLGAWARGLDVAVPAGENVLPVVLAEFTPVWFAALVIAGAMAAMMSSSDSMLLSGSSYFTRDLYRPFVEADLSDRREDLLARVGVVVFATASFLVSLVNPATLFELGDAAFSGFAQLALPVTVALYWRGTTRAGITTGILVSQLFYLSSLFLAVVPGSYASWSAGLVGMGLGLVVTVGISLVTTPAADERQAIYFDGLGAD from the coding sequence GTGACGGTTGCGCTCCAGCTCGCGATCATCGTCGGCTACCTCCTGCTGGCGCTCGCGATCGGACTGGTCGCCTACCGGCTCACCGAGCGGACGGCCGAGGACTTCTACCTCGCGAGTCGAACCGTCGGCACGGTCGTCCTGCTCTTTACGACGTTCGCGACCCTGCTGTCGGCGTTTACCTTCTTCGCCGGACCGAACGTCGCCTACCGCGAGGGGCCGGAGTGGATCCTCGTCATGGGGCTGATGGACGGGATCATCTTCGCGATCCTCTGGTACGTCATCGGCTACAAGCAGTGGCTGCTCGGCCGGCGCTACGCGTACGTCACCCTCGGCGAGATGCTCGGCGATCGGTTCGCCTCGAGGCGGCTCCGCGGGCTCGTCGCCGGCGTGAGCCTGCTCTGGCTGTTCCCGTACGTCATGCTCCAGCAGGTGGGCGCCGGCACCGCGCTACAGGCGCTGACCGAGGGAGCCGTCCCGTACGCCGTCGGCGCGGGGCTGATCACGGCGTTCATGATCCTCTACGTCGTCGTCGCCGGCTTCCGCGGCATCGCCTGGACCGACACCCTCCAGGGGGCGTTCATGCTCGCCACCACCTGGGTCGCGACGGTGTGGGTACTCGCCGTCGTCGGCGGGCCCGACGCCGCGACCGCTGCACTCGAGGCCGAAGCGGCCCACCACCTCGCGCTCGGCGGCGACCACTACACGCCCCAGTGGATGCTCTCGACGGCGATCGTGATCGGATTCGGCGTCGCGATGTTCCCGCAGGTGAACCAGCGCTTCTTCGCCGCGGGATCCAGAACCGTTCTGAAGCGATCGTTCGCGCTCTGGCCGATCCTCTGCGTGTTGCTGTTCGTCCCCTCGTTCATGCTCGGCGCGTGGGCGCGAGGCCTCGACGTGGCGGTCCCGGCGGGCGAGAACGTCCTCCCGGTCGTCCTGGCCGAGTTCACGCCCGTCTGGTTCGCCGCGCTCGTCATCGCCGGCGCGATGGCCGCGATGATGTCCTCCTCGGACTCGATGCTGCTGTCGGGCTCGTCGTACTTCACGCGGGACCTCTACCGCCCGTTCGTCGAGGCCGACCTCTCGGATCGACGCGAGGACCTGCTCGCTCGCGTAGGGGTCGTCGTCTTCGCGACGGCGTCGTTCCTCGTCAGCCTCGTCAATCCCGCGACGCTGTTCGAACTCGGCGACGCGGCCTTCAGCGGCTTCGCCCAGCTCGCCTTGCCCGTGACGGTGGCACTCTACTGGCGAGGGACGACCCGCGCCGGCATCACCACCGGGATCCTGGTCAGCCAGCTGTTCTACCTCTCGAGTCTCTTTCTCGCGGTCGTCCCCGGTTCCTACGCCAGCTGGTCGGCCGGACTCGTCGGGATGGGTCTCGGGCTCGTCGTCACCGTCGGTATCTCCCTCGTGACGACGCCGGCGGCCGACGAACGACAGGCGATCTACTTCGACGGGCTCGGCGCGGACTGA
- a CDS encoding bacterio-opsin activator domain-containing protein — protein MDEDRRSIETDSFPGDEGVEAVLDRIPDGVYEFDTELRNLVANEQVSELLGTERAGDEATGEALRSLFDGAHERALERRVPVTVEAYHSPTDTRLEARIAASRIGVTGTVRDVTERRARERRFERQRDRMEALNNVYTVMRAINDAIVTGSARDELERVTCETLADTSSYEFAFVAAIDSKTGDVIQRVEAGIEGYVESIPLSTDPNEPAGRGPAGRAIRTQQLQVSNDVFTDPDFEPWREDAYERGYQSAAAIPIVHSGGLYGVLGVTSAHRHAFTAEVREGIGQLGEILGHAIAALERKRALMGDELIELEYEIRNAVDIFDGPPMADQYVSFERVVQIDEERFLEYGVAAVEAFPNVEELTECVPHWEDVAVLDESAGEVTFELTITSPPMFSVVAAHGGYVESAAINGGDYTMTIHLPKSTDVRAVTEAIQSVYPKATNIARRQVRPSNESIAQIQDHLYGVLTERQRTVLETAYYAGFFNWPRNSSGEDVATTLEITPATFHEHLRSAQQKIVEAVFNEPDTTRGGSDRTE, from the coding sequence ATGGACGAGGACCGGCGCTCGATCGAGACCGATTCCTTCCCCGGAGACGAGGGGGTGGAAGCAGTGCTCGACCGTATCCCCGACGGCGTCTACGAGTTCGACACCGAGTTACGAAACCTCGTCGCGAACGAGCAGGTGAGCGAACTCCTCGGAACCGAACGTGCGGGAGACGAGGCGACCGGGGAAGCGCTCCGTTCGCTGTTCGACGGGGCACACGAGCGAGCCCTCGAGCGGCGGGTGCCGGTGACCGTCGAGGCGTACCACTCGCCCACCGATACCCGGCTCGAGGCGCGTATCGCTGCCTCTCGGATCGGCGTGACCGGAACCGTCCGGGACGTGACCGAACGGAGGGCGCGCGAGCGGCGGTTCGAACGCCAGCGCGATCGGATGGAAGCGTTGAACAACGTCTATACCGTTATGCGGGCGATCAACGACGCGATCGTTACCGGATCGGCACGGGACGAACTCGAGCGGGTCACCTGCGAAACGCTCGCCGATACGTCATCCTACGAGTTCGCGTTCGTGGCTGCAATCGACTCGAAAACGGGAGACGTGATCCAGCGAGTCGAAGCGGGAATCGAGGGATACGTCGAGAGCATCCCGCTTTCGACAGATCCGAACGAGCCGGCGGGTCGCGGCCCGGCGGGACGTGCGATCCGGACCCAGCAGCTACAGGTGTCGAACGACGTCTTCACCGATCCAGATTTCGAACCCTGGCGCGAGGACGCCTACGAGCGCGGCTACCAGTCGGCCGCTGCGATCCCGATCGTCCACAGCGGTGGACTGTACGGCGTTCTCGGCGTCACGAGCGCGCACCGACACGCGTTCACAGCCGAGGTACGGGAAGGGATCGGCCAGCTCGGAGAAATTCTCGGCCACGCGATCGCCGCACTCGAGCGTAAGCGCGCGCTGATGGGAGACGAACTGATCGAACTCGAGTACGAGATTCGGAACGCGGTCGACATATTCGACGGACCACCGATGGCCGATCAGTACGTCTCCTTCGAGCGCGTCGTACAGATCGACGAGGAACGGTTCCTCGAGTACGGCGTCGCGGCGGTCGAGGCGTTTCCGAACGTGGAGGAACTGACCGAATGCGTCCCCCACTGGGAAGACGTGGCGGTGCTCGATGAGTCGGCCGGGGAGGTCACGTTCGAACTCACGATCACGTCGCCGCCGATGTTCTCGGTCGTCGCCGCACACGGCGGCTACGTCGAGTCGGCTGCCATCAACGGCGGCGACTACACGATGACGATTCACCTGCCGAAGAGCACGGACGTACGCGCCGTGACCGAGGCGATTCAGTCCGTGTATCCGAAAGCGACGAACATCGCTCGGCGACAAGTGAGACCCTCTAACGAGTCGATCGCACAGATTCAGGACCACCTGTACGGAGTATTAACCGAGCGTCAGCGAACCGTCCTAGAAACGGCCTACTACGCCGGCTTCTTCAACTGGCCCCGGAACAGTTCCGGCGAGGACGTCGCGACGACGCTCGAGATTACGCCGGCGACGTTTCACGAGCACCTCCGATCGGCCCAGCAGAAGATCGTCGAAGCAGTCTTTAACGAGCCGGATACGACGCGCGGAGGTTCTGATAGGACCGAGTGA